In one window of Porites lutea chromosome 8, jaPorLute2.1, whole genome shotgun sequence DNA:
- the LOC140945578 gene encoding uncharacterized protein has protein sequence MADEEERIRRCVREELELNLVSRTRNLIHSAASSSVPELNNVFAGQTAQRSSFGPSSRPTVKRQNIPGHWNRPKKTKQEKTKPVQSIPKTVWLLERPDDDVEITDDGSYSDYAITEDCILLKAEIDLKSDQTEEAIRGELKTVFNKRYPDIGLYDFEFVKRERNVIITPIVKDNHAWDFSHVKHLCGNGRLYVRLITHNVDEVSGKARDKCQEETAPATASNVDLCNASSGATLEPVDETSESSAQPPCSIDDDDHDDLLRPSGAINSMLDQERVENLSMMFPRIPHDVIRNAVVTCTSINTAVNVLLQYGNFDHDINPSTSSDDNSNIVTQENPPHSSGSLPFVLQKLRRKMKSRGMREKLKVDPEDEVMDVYSYYKSSDFDPFIPIFIYLKGQPAIDTGGVLRQVFSNVFHALANNEVIKNIFVGSEDRLLPAFSNELVVNGFFETLGKMIAHSLVQGGPGFPYLSPTIYWYLATGDLQVALQRASCVDVDNHDLVDYITRITLAPDNELPGISAESGFLQLMSEAGESRILSPKNKIDVMQSLMLHNILVRKKSILDQFRGGLSILGLLDEIKSCPQLFEDCFVHKDEVSNESVASCLHFTANEDEGAERVFQMLQTFIRNSSPDDLDNFLRFVTGSRSSGTCILPRRITVSCAAANSIFASTCLLDLKLPNHFDSYRDFESSMRSVIKGNTFTTG, from the exons atggcggatgAAGAGGAGAGAATTAGGCGATGTGTCCGAGAGGAGTTAGAGCTAAATCTTGTCTCCAGAACTAGAAATTTAATTCATTCGGCGGCTTCGAGTTCTGTACCTGAATTGAATAATGTTTTTGCGGGCCAAACTGCACAAAGGAGCTCTTTTGGGCCGTCATCTCGACCGActgtaaaaagacaaaacattcCGGGCCATTGGAATAGGCCAAAGAAGACGAAACAAGAAAAGACGAAGCCAGTCCAGTCAATTCCCAAGACTGTCTGGCTTTTGGAGAGACCAGATGACGATGTTGAGATAACAGACGATGGAAGTTATAGTGATTATGCTATAACTGAGGATTGCATCTTATTAAAGGCTGAAATTGACCTGAAGAGTGACCAAACCGAAGAGGCCATCAGAGGGGAACTAAAgactgtttttaacaaacgatATCCTGACATTGGTCTGTATGATTTTGAGTTTGTGAAGAGGGAACGCAACGTAATTATCACTCCAATAGTGAAAGACAATCATGCATGGGATTTTAGTCATGTCAAGCATTTATGTGGAAACGGAAGACTGTATGTTAGATTGATAACTCATAACGTTGATGAAGTTTCTGGCAAAGCTCGTGACAAGTGCCAGGAGGAAACTGCGCCAGCAACCGCCAGCAATGTTGATTTGTGTAATGCCTCAAGCGGTGCTACCTTAGAGCCTGTTGATGAAACCTCTGAATCTTCAGCTCAACCTCCATGCTCTATTGATGATGACGATCATGATGATTTGTTAAGACCCTCTGGTGCTATCAACTCAATGCTGGATCAAGAAAGAGTGGAAAACCTATCGATGATGTTCCCTAGAATTCCTCATGATGTTATAAGAAATGCAGTGGTAACCTGCACATCCATAAATACTGCTGTCAATGTGTTGTTGCAATATGGAAATTTTGATCATGATATTAACCCCAGTACCAGCAGTGATGATAACAGTAACATTGTAACCCAAGAAAACCCACCACATTCGTCAGGGAGTCTTCCTTTTGTATTACAAAAGTTaagaaggaaaatgaaatcaagGGGGATGCGAGAGAAGTTAAAAGTTGACCCAGAGGATGAAGTAATGGATGTATATAGTTATTACAAGAGTTCAGATTTTGACCCATTTATCCCTATCTTCATTTACTTAAAGGGACAACCAGCCATTGATACTGGTGGGGTTTTGCGTCAGGTTTTTAGCAATGTTTTCCATGCACTGGCCAACAATGAAGTAATCAAGAACATATTTGTTGGAAGTGAAGATAGACTACTTCCTGCTTTCAGTAATGAACTAGTTGTTAATGGGTTTTTTGAAACTCTGGGTAAAATGATTGCACACAGCCTTGTGCAGGGAGGACCAGGTTTTCCTTACCTCTCCCCAACGATCTACTGGTACTTGGCGACTGGTGACCTTCAAGTTGCTTTGCAGAGGGCCTCATGTGTAGATGTTGATAACCATGATCTTGTTGATTATATCACAAGG ATCACTCTTGCACCAGACAATGAACTGCCTGGTATCTCAGCAGAGTCTGGTTTCCTGCAGTTGATGTCAGAGGCTGGAGAGAGTAGAATACTCAGT CCTAAGAACAAGATTGATGTTATGCAGTCTCTTATGCTGCATAATATTCTGGTGAGAAAAAAGTCCATTTTGGATCAGTTCAGAGGAGGATTATCAATCCTAGGCCTATTGGATGAGATCAAAAGTTGTCCACAGTTGTTTGAAGATTGTTTTGTTCATAAAGATGAAGTAAGCAATGAGTCAGTGGCTAGTTGTCTACATTTTACTGCCAATGAGGATGAAGGCGCAGAGAGAGTGTTTCAGATGCTTCAAACATTCATCCGAAATAGCAGTCCAGATGATCTTGACAACTTCCTCAGGTTTGTGACTGGTTCAAGATCCTCAGGGACATGTATCCTACCAAGACGCATCACAGTATCTTGTGCAGCTGCAAATAGCATATTTGCATCAACCTGCCTTCTTGATCTCAAACTGCCAAACCATTTTGACAGCTATAGAGATTTTGAAAGCTCAATGAGGTCGGTAATTAAGGGAAACACATTCACCACTGGTTGA
- the LOC140945579 gene encoding uncharacterized protein: protein MAAGVTNHGWNSFFTDLEQLVLDYEQLKVSNFTTNVSLDETLLERFENAVQALGNVLPHIQHLHSFATLSEIAHNLRLMYWDYIRHSDFPCRSRCSQVAVLSLSLPETIKTGQPGRPKFDINEETLIELRTLGFNWNEIARMLLVSRWTIQRRVAEFGLEHLSKFDEISDDELDNKVGNFLQEHGCFVGSSMICGHFRSQGIRIQRDRIRKSLARIDPRNARIRWAITISRRAYCVPGPNSLWHIDGHHSLISWGFVIHGAIDGYSRLITYLHCSTNNRSDTVKELFLRAIQSFGLPSRVRTDRGGENVGIWQEMEVRRGPNRGSYLAGTSTHNQRIERLWRDVFRCVAHIFYYTFQAMEENGLLNMDNPIHKSALNYVFLPRINRAITSFKTAWNNHPLRTEHNWSPQRIWSNGMVDIRNRTLTAVADVAQAEPSIDDLDWYGFDPAAPTPMDDELPIVEVDDDSPLSDHILEQLCTMVNPLQESNRYGIDIYTHCLAILQGLVTSE from the coding sequence atggcggccgggGTTACCAACCACGGGTGGAACTCCTTTTTTACAGATTTGGAACAGTTAGTCTTAGATTATGAGCAATTGAAAGTGTCAAACTTTACTACAAACGTTTCCTTAGACGAAACTCTTCTGGAGAGGTTTGAAAATGCTGTTCAAGCTTTAGGAAATGTGCTTCCTCATATCCAACATTTACATTCATTTGCCACCTTGTCCGAAATTGCACACAATCTCCGGCTAATGTACTGGGACTACATTCGTCACAGTGATTTTCCTTGTCGTTCGAGATGTTCTCAAGTAGCCGTTTTGTCATTAAGTTTACCAGAAACTATTAAAACCGGACAACCAGGAAGACCCAAGTTTGATATAAATGAGGAAACTCTAATCGAGCTGAGGACACTGGGCTTTAACTGGAATGAAATAGCTCGAATGCTATTGGTGTCACGCTGGACAATTCAGCGCAGAGTCGCTGAATTTGGGTTAGAGCATTTGTCAAAATTTGATGAAATTAGTGATGATGAGCTGGACAACAAAGTGGGGAACTTTTTGCAAGAACATGGGTGCTTTGTTGGATCATCCATGATTTGTGGACATTTTCGATCTCAGGGAATCAGAATCCAGCGAGATCGCATTCGTAAGAGCCTGGCAAGAATTGACCCGAGAAATGCAAGAATTCGATGGGCTATTACCATCTCTCGACGTGCATACTGTGTGCCTGGCCCAAACAGCTTGTGGCATATAGATGGCCATCATTCTCTGATATCCTGGGGATTCGTTATACATGGGGCCATTGATGGCTATTCACGTTTAATCACTTACCTCCATTGCTCAACAAATAATCGTAGTGACACAGTAAAAGAACTGTTCCTACGTGCCATCCAGTCATTTGGATTGCCCTCAAGGGTCCGGACAGATCGAGGTGGGGAAAATGTTGGCATCTGGCAAGAAATGGAAGTAAGGAGAGGCCCTAATAGAGGAAGCTACTTGGCAGGCACGTCAACCCACAACCAGAGGATCGAACGGCTTTGGCGGGATGTCTTTCGCTGTGTAGCCCACATTTTTTATTACACATTTCAGGCAATGGAAGAGAATGGTTTATTGAATATGGATAACCCAATTCATAAATCTGCTCTGAACTATGTGTTTTTGCCCCGTATAAACAGAGCTATAACAAGTTTTAAAACAGCATGGAATAACCATCCTCTTAGAACTGAGCACAACTGGAGCCCGCAAAGAATCTGGTCCAATGGTATGGTTGATATCAGAAACCGTACTTTAACTGCAGTAGCAGATGTAGCTCAGGCAGAGCCATCTATTGATGATTTAGACTGGTATGGATTTGATCCAGCTGCACCTACACCAATGGATGACGAATTACCCATAGTGGAAGTTGACGACGACAGTCCACTTTCAGATCATATCTTAGAGCAGCTCTGTACCATGGTCAATCCACTGCAAGAATCGAATCGTTATGGAATTGATATATACACACATTGCCTCGCTATTCTTCAAGGTTTAGTTACCAGTGAGTAA
- the LOC140946826 gene encoding uncharacterized protein codes for MISPAFWLVSGSEFRITRSDDSSHTPLLQTTGNCLGGHTFRSKITSYGDFRNGKIWSRHTAKCLGSCTVQYDGQYKTTDGFQQAECRSNIQGSNKIGFWCSYGPRTPLYAFKSIMMIGGGGSGCAHADHGIGITAINKRSRTKYKYDFGNTANPSYKPTPSQSYSLNLWIR; via the coding sequence ATGATCTCACCAGCTTTCTGGTTGGTGAGCGGCAGCGAGTTTAGGATCACGCGCAGTGATGATTCCAGTCACACGCCACTGTTGCAGACCACAGGGAACTGTTTGGGTGGACACACATTTCGATCAAAAATCACAAGTTATGGCGACTTTAGAAACGGCAAAATTTGGTCCAGACATACAGCTAAGTGCCTAGGAAGCTGCACTGTTCAATATGACGGTCAGTATAAGACAACAGACGGGTTTCAACAGGCTGAGTGTCGTAGCAACATCCAAGGCAGCAACAAGATCGGCTTTTGGTGTAGTTATGGACCTCGAACTCCACTATACGCATTTAAATCTATCATGATGATTGGTGGAGGAGGTTCAGGCTGTGCACATGCTGATCACGGGATTGGAATAACTGCGATAAACAAACGTTCTAGAACTAAATATAAATATGACTTTGGAAATACCGCTAATCCATCATACAAACCGACACCATCACAATCCTACTCATTAAACTTATGGATCCGCTGA